From Acipenser ruthenus unplaced genomic scaffold, fAciRut3.2 maternal haplotype, whole genome shotgun sequence, one genomic window encodes:
- the LOC131728489 gene encoding proteinase-activated receptor 3-like translates to MVPSNTTALYTSDEWECSDNPAGIAFWSALQVLTAILGLPANVAVLWILLRKQTAISSSEVFVLNLAVMEALFCFNTPLDIYNYYCLGNSIVNVVDCVVYYCNVFGCPLFLCCICVERYVAVVHPVTYLGFKSLTYRVLCSAVAWAIALAFSIYLTITEDDILYVHTGFISALFIVMIFCNLSILRILRRSAPGRDEIHPMMKKAFHMVFTILMLVLVSYSPIVAMFPFKAYFNKTTFLCYIMPACYCFFIPKSFIQPLLYLSNVDTLSCAQFACNGGCCVALSPTA, encoded by the coding sequence ATGGTCCCCAGCAACACCACGGCTCTTTATACCAGTGATGAGTGGGAATGCAGTGACAATCCGGCTGGGATTGCATTCTGGAGTGCTCTACAGGTTCTAACTGCCATTCTGGGATTGCCAGCCAATGTGGCAGTGCTGTGGATTTTACTGAGGAAACAAACTGCCATCTCCTCTTCTGAGGTGTTCGTACTGAACCTGGCAGTCATGGAAGCTTTGTTCTGCTTCAATACACCCCttgatatatataattattactgTCTTGGTAATAGCATTGTTAACGTGGTAGACTGTGTTGTCTATTATTGTAATGTGTTCGGCTGTCCTCTGTTCCTTTGCTGTATCTGTGTGGAGCGTTATGTGGCCGTGGTGCATCCAGTCACCTACCTGGGGTTCAAATCTCTCACCTATAGagtgctgtgctctgctgtggCTTGGGCCATTGCTTTGGCATTCTCCATCTACTTAACTATAACAGAAGACGACATTTTATATGTACACACAGGTTTCATCTCTGCCTTGTTTATTGTCATGATTTTCTGTAACCTCTCCATCCTGAGGATCCTGAGGAGGTCTGCCCCAGGGAGAGACGAGATCCACCCCATGATGAAGAAAGCCTTCCACATGGTTTTTACCATTTTAATGCTTGTGTTAGTTTCCTATTCCCCAATCGTAGCCATGTTCCCATTTAAAGCATATTTCAATAAGACTACATTTCTATGTTATATCATGCCAGCATGCTATTGCTTTTTTATCCCCAAGAGCTTCATACAGCCTTTGCTCTACCTGTCTAATGTGGATACATTGTCTTGTGCGCAGTTTGCATGCAATGGAGGGTGCTGTGTAGCACTGAGCCCCACTGCATGA